ATAAATAGAATAATAAAAGAGATTAGTAATAAATTATCAATCAATCCTAATAATATCTTTAATAATATCTTTAGCAATATCTTTAAAAATATCTTAGGTAGTAACGGAAGGCAGAACGGAAGTGAGAACGGAAGGGAGGTTGGAAAGGGAGTGGAAAGTTTAAATAAAAAGGTAGAAGAGGTTAAGAAAGAGGAGAATAATAGTGAGAATACCCAAAAGATACCTGATAAATGTGAAAATAGATTCCCAAATTCGGGTCTTTGTAGGATAGGAGATAGCAAAGAGTTCAAAGAGATTTGTAAAAATTTTGGTGAGGCTTCAGATAGCAATAAGAGTTCAGATATCAATAAGAGCTCTCATTGTAAAAAGAGAGGTTTAACTTTTGATGAGTATCAAGATGAGAAGTGGTGGCGTATAAGGAAGCATTTAAAGGCGATGAGGGATGCCGGCATTCCGATACCGCAAGACCTTGTTGATAAATATCGTCTTAATGAGATTTTAGAAGGTGATGAGAATTGACATAATATATAAAATAGTTAAAATTAAAGTGGAGTTACGGCAAATGATTTAAAAAGGAGGTTAAAAATGAAAGTAAATAACTTAAAATTTTTTCTTTTAACTTTTCTTTCTCTTATTCCTACTCTTTTATTCTCCCAGGTTGATACTGCTTGGGTAAGAAGGTATAATGGTCCAACAAATGGTAATGATTCTGCTACCGCTCTTTTTGTTGATAACAATGGCAATGTCTATGTTACTGGTTATAGTCAGGGCTCTGGCACTTATTATGACTATGCGACCTTGAAGTATGATGCAAATGGCAACTTATTATGGATAAGAAGGTATAATGGTCCAGGAAATGGTTATGATTATGCGACTGCTCTTTTTGTTGATAACAATGGTAATGTGTATGTTACTGGTTATAGTCAGGGCTCTGGCACTTATTATGACTATGCGACAATTAAGTATATTCAAGAACAACCGGGTATGAGTGAAGGGAAGATAAAAAGAGAAGAGAAATCAGGTTTTTATGAAGCCAAGAAAACCTACGATGTTTCTGGCAAACTTGTAAAAGAAAACAAACTAAAAAAGGTATCTATTTTGTAAAAACCGAAAAGGGTAAAGAGAAAATATTAATTCTGAAGTAGTGAAAAATTTCCGATTTATAAAAATGGAAAAGTAGTGAATTTAATTTATTTTCCAAATCGCTTGACGAATAAAAAAATTTTGTTAAAATTTTACATAAATGAAGGCCGGGGCAGTAGTTCAGTGGGAGAACGCCTCGTTCGCAACGAGGAGGTCGGCGGTTCAAATCCGCTCTGCTCCAAAAATTTTCTTAAATAAGGTAGATGGTTCCCAAAAGAGTCTTTTTTACTAAAGGGGTTGGCAAACACCGGGATCGACTTTCTTCTTTTGAAGCGGCTTTGCGGGATGCCGGTATTGCCCAGTTTAATATTGTTCAGGTGTCAAGTATTTTACCACCTGGTTGTAAGATTATCTCCAAGCAGCAGGGTTTGAGATATATTATGCCAGGAGAAATTATTTTCTGTGTAATGAGTACTAATGCCACTAATGAGCCCCATCGGTTGATTGCTGCTTCGGTTGGTGTGGCGATTCCACGGGATAAAAATCAGTATGGTTATCTTTCAGAATACCATTCCTTTGGTGAATCAGAGGTGAAGGCCGGAGAGTATGCTGAAGACTTGGCAGCCCAAATGTTGGCCACCACCTTAGGAGTAGAGTTTGATCCAAATACCAGTTATGATGAGCGAAAAGAGATTTGGAAGATTTCGGGCAAAATCTATCGGACAATGAATATTACCCAAACAGCGATTGGTGATAAAAATGGTCTTTGGACAACCGTAATTGCCTGTGCGGTTTTGATACCATGAAAAAGGAATTTTTAAAAGAACCGACAAAACCTTTTGAGGTAAATTCTGATGATTCGATATACGATATCTTAAAGAAGATGGAAAAGATTTCTTTTCAGGGAAGGACATTGGCATTAGCGTTAAACATTTGGGAAAAGATGCTTTTGGATGATGTGATAATCTTTTTTGGCTTAGCGGGCGCAATGATTCCGGCAGGAATGAGAAAGATAATTGTCTATCTAATAAAAGAGCGGCTAATTGATTGTCTTGTTTCTACGGGTGCCAATCTTTTTCACGATATTCACGAAATAAGGGGAAAGTATCATTATCTTGGAAATCCTTGTGTGGATGATACTTTATTAAGAAAATGTAAGATTGATAGAATTTATGATACCTTTGCTAGTGAAGATGAGTTTATTGAGACCGATAATTTTATTATTTCTCTTTGTGAAAAGTTTGATCAAAAGAGATTATATACAACAAGAGAATTCCTTTATCTTTTGGGTAAAGAACTATCCCAATTTAAAGAAGAAGGAATTTTAAATACGGCTTATAAATATAATCTTCCAATTTATTGTCCGGCGATTGGTGATTCTTCAATTGGTATTGCCTTAACCGAAGGAAAAAGAAAAGGAAAATTGGATATTAAATTTGATATAATAAAAGATGTTTATGAGACCGCTTATCTCACTTCTTTAAAAAAATCTGGAGTTATCTATATTGGTGGTGGTGTGCCCAAGAATTTTATCCAGCAGACCGAAGTGACCGCACCTTATATTGGATTTAAAACTTATGGCCATTCTTATGCGATTCAATTTACAATGGATTCACCCCAGTGGGGAGGTCTTTCTGGTTGTACTTTTTCAGAAGCCCAATCTTGGGGAAAGATTGCCTTAGATGCGAAGATGATTACCTGTTATTGTGATGCTACAATTGCTTTACCAATTATTGTTTCTGCTTTGGCACAGAAAAAGATAAAGAGAGAGAAAGTTATTCAATTTAAAGATTTAGATAAAGAGAATTTTAAAGTAATTTAAAAAGGAGGAGGTTATGGCAATTGTTGATATTAGTGTTGTGCCGGTAGGCACTAACACACCAAGTGTGAGTAATTTTGTAAAAGAGGCTGTCGAGATTATCAAAAAATCGGGTTTAAAATATCAGGTAAATCCGATGGGCACAACGATTGAAGGTGATTTGGTAAAAATCTTTGATTTAATAAAGGTAATTCATCAACACCTTTTTGTTCTTGGTTGCCAAAGGGTATTAACGACTATTAAGATTGATGAGCGGATTGATAAATATCAGACAATGGAGGATAAAGTAAAAAAAGTAATTAGTGAATAGGAGGTTTTAATGTCTTCTTTATGGGAAAAGGTGAAAAATTGGTTAGAGGATACAACAAAGCAAGTATTAAAAGAGACTGAAGATTTATCAAAAAAGGGAAGGCTAAAGATGCAAATCAGTTCTTTAAATCGGGAGATTGATAAAAAATTCTCTTATTTGGGTGGTTTGGTTTATCAATTGATTAATGAAGGTAAAACTGACATTGCCGAAGATGAAAAAGTAAAAGAAGTAATTTTGGAGATTAAGAAATTAGAGGAGGAGTTAAAATTAAAAGAGGAGGAATATAAAAAAGTTTAATTAATGGATGAAAGGGAAAGGATATTAAGGTTATTAGAAGAAGGGAAGATAACTGCTGAGGAGGCGATAAGATTATTAGAACTTTTAAGTAAGAAAGAGAAACGTACCTCTTTTTTTGAAATCTTTGAAGAGATTCCGGAAGTGATAAGTGAGATTTTTATAAAGATTGGTGATTCTTTAAAAACCCATTATGAGACCCTTTTTCTTTCTCCGCGCGAGAAGATAATTATTGAAAGTGTTAGTGGTGATATTGAAATTTTTGGCAAAGAGATTTCCGAGATAAGAATTGAAAAAACTGGTTTTAGTAAAGTAAATAGTGAAAAGGAATTTTTAAAAATTTCCTCTTTAAAAGGTAACTTAAAGATTGAAACTAATTGCCAAACAGAAATAAAATTTTCAACGATTAGTGGTCGATTAGCGATTTTTTCCATTAAGAAAGGAATAGATTTCCAAACATTTTCTGGAAAGGTTTTTGGAAAAAATCTTTCGGGTAAGATTAAAGGTGAAACGATTTCGGGCGATATTGAGTTAATTGTTGATGACTTTTCTCAAATAGAATTGGCGACGAAGAGTGGTGAAATATTATTAGAATTGAAAGAAAATATCGAAGCCAATTTAGAATTTTTTGGTAAAAGAGAAAAATTGGATTGTGAATTTTCCATAGAGATTATTGAAGAGAAAGAAAACTATTTAAAAGGAGTGATTAACAAACAAGGAAACTTGATAAAAATAAGAAATGAATTTGGCAAAACAAAAATAAGAAAAAGCAACTTATGAAAAAGATCCTTTTGACTAATGACGACGGAATTCATTCTCCTTCTTTGGAGTATCTTTATGAGAAGTTAAAAGATTTGGGCGAGGTTTATGTTTGTGCTTCGGAAGAGAATCGTTCAGCAGCCAGCCATTCTTTTACTTTAAGAAAGCCGATAAAGATTTGTGAGATAAAAAAGAACTGGTATAGTGTCTTTGGCACACCTACTGATGCGGTTTTACTTTTTTATCATGCTATTTCCAATAAGAAGGTTGACCTTTTAATTGCCGGAATAAATGATAGTCCCAATTTGGGAGAAGATATTTTATATTCGGGAACAGTTGCCTGTGCCTTAGAAGGAACAATTTTGGGAATTAATTCCTTTGCGGTCTCCTTTGTGGAGAATAATAAAAACTTGGATATTGCCTTAGATTTAATATATAACTT
This genomic window from candidate division WOR-3 bacterium contains:
- a CDS encoding SBBP repeat-containing protein — encoded protein: MKVNNLKFFLLTFLSLIPTLLFSQVDTAWVRRYNGPTNGNDSATALFVDNNGNVYVTGYSQGSGTYYDYATLKYDANGNLLWIRRYNGPGNGYDYATALFVDNNGNVYVTGYSQGSGTYYDYATIKYIQEQPGMSEGKIKREEKSGFYEAKKTYDVSGKLVKENKLKKVSIL
- a CDS encoding MTH1187 family thiamine-binding protein, with product MAIVDISVVPVGTNTPSVSNFVKEAVEIIKKSGLKYQVNPMGTTIEGDLVKIFDLIKVIHQHLFVLGCQRVLTTIKIDERIDKYQTMEDKVKKVISE
- a CDS encoding arginine decarboxylase, pyruvoyl-dependent, with the protein product MVPKRVFFTKGVGKHRDRLSSFEAALRDAGIAQFNIVQVSSILPPGCKIISKQQGLRYIMPGEIIFCVMSTNATNEPHRLIAASVGVAIPRDKNQYGYLSEYHSFGESEVKAGEYAEDLAAQMLATTLGVEFDPNTSYDERKEIWKISGKIYRTMNITQTAIGDKNGLWTTVIACAVLIP
- a CDS encoding DUF4097 family beta strand repeat-containing protein, which produces MDERERILRLLEEGKITAEEAIRLLELLSKKEKRTSFFEIFEEIPEVISEIFIKIGDSLKTHYETLFLSPREKIIIESVSGDIEIFGKEISEIRIEKTGFSKVNSEKEFLKISSLKGNLKIETNCQTEIKFSTISGRLAIFSIKKGIDFQTFSGKVFGKNLSGKIKGETISGDIELIVDDFSQIELATKSGEILLELKENIEANLEFFGKREKLDCEFSIEIIEEKENYLKGVINKQGNLIKIRNEFGKTKIRKSNL
- a CDS encoding deoxyhypusine synthase — translated: MKKEFLKEPTKPFEVNSDDSIYDILKKMEKISFQGRTLALALNIWEKMLLDDVIIFFGLAGAMIPAGMRKIIVYLIKERLIDCLVSTGANLFHDIHEIRGKYHYLGNPCVDDTLLRKCKIDRIYDTFASEDEFIETDNFIISLCEKFDQKRLYTTREFLYLLGKELSQFKEEGILNTAYKYNLPIYCPAIGDSSIGIALTEGKRKGKLDIKFDIIKDVYETAYLTSLKKSGVIYIGGGVPKNFIQQTEVTAPYIGFKTYGHSYAIQFTMDSPQWGGLSGCTFSEAQSWGKIALDAKMITCYCDATIALPIIVSALAQKKIKREKVIQFKDLDKENFKVI
- the surE gene encoding 5'/3'-nucleotidase SurE, coding for MKKILLTNDDGIHSPSLEYLYEKLKDLGEVYVCASEENRSAASHSFTLRKPIKICEIKKNWYSVFGTPTDAVLLFYHAISNKKVDLLIAGINDSPNLGEDILYSGTVACALEGTILGINSFAVSFVENNKNLDIALDLIYNLAKNILKYGLPKMTFLNINIPNKEIKGIKITKLGKRIYKDMAIPVKNGNDLCYIIDGEMDFVKKRGTDFDAIEKGYISITPLHLDMTNYKVIKKLEKRFKNLLNF